A single region of the Brassica rapa cultivar Chiifu-401-42 chromosome A03, CAAS_Brap_v3.01, whole genome shotgun sequence genome encodes:
- the LOC117133041 gene encoding uncharacterized protein LOC117133041 — protein MMINPKDFPPQEEFLKNNVAHCPKILSQTVDSSGPSQLSQAEKVLNWQTENSLAQNQLLSTINHKVDQLAEEYNSRLLSLQKSITDIHGRLGNLHQEMMTTAKQMMANTTQFRNKEAETTSLKYQLRDLQRCLESMVQNQQANTYFDPLGGTPSSIPMYQGSYSPGFLFGQQTQKTRSPVPSFLSSDEVFTSRYGSTSTNYHTKTTRSKPRRSKESEFQVNPSKKPTLTSSSSHESVEDSKKKENDIGIIKFSMANLLNNLSEIPELPVQKDQQPLSSRQITRISHYSDINSSDYETESNDSSLPRQFAIGEGSSTPKKEPDINEVYSSDEEMNYAPPNQPPNQEIPTKQFSSKIMVFTFDDIPFEKWNDRLDEFHAWMNSEAITSPLQLVIQQFTARLSGALKEWWNSLGEYKQQQVYQTTIPLLLGEIHREFIGTPTHQKEQLQEEFFSAKCCSLRKKDLSKHFERQTRRYYALNGLNNPSLKHVYLSSIDDYLSQQTKLYIRDQGQTIEDISIGQIQQYVFRTLDKLCKQKEFWTEFMDRSKQLSTRFAPSGR, from the coding sequence ATGATGATCAACCCCAAGGACTTCCCGCCACAAGAAGAATTTTTAAAGAACAATGTTGCACATTGTCCAAAAATTCTTTCTCAAACCGTGGACTCATCTGGTCCTAGCCAGTTAAGTCAAGCGGAGAAGGTTCTCAACTGGCAAACAGAAAATTCACTGGCACAAAATCAACTCTTATCGACCATAAATCATAAGGTTGATCAATTGGCAGAAGAATACAATAGCAGATTACTCAGCCTCCAAAAATCAATCACTGATATACACGGACGACTAGGCAATCTCCATCAAGAAATGATGACCACGGCAAAACAAATGATGGCAAACACAACCCAATTTCGCAACAAAGAAGCAGAGACAACTAGTCTTAAATATCAGTTACGAGATCTCCAAAGATGTCTAGAAAGCATGGTTCAAAACCAGCAAGCTAATACGTACTTTGATCCCCTTGGTGGCACACCTTCAAGCATACCAATGTACCAAGGATCCTACTCACCTGGCTTCCTTTTTGGTCAACAAACACAAAAAACAAGATCTCCAGTTCCGAGCTTTCTGTCCTCTGATGAAGTCTTTACATCTCGTTATGGTTCGACTTCAACCAACTATCATACCAAGACGACTCGATCCAAGCCTCGACGCTCAAAAGAATCGGAATTTCAAGTCAACCCTAGTAAGAAACCGACTCTTACATCTTCCTCCAGTCATGAGTCAGTAGAAGAcagcaaaaagaaagaaaatgacatTGGAATAATCAAATTTTCAATGGCCAATCTGCTCAATAACCTTAGTGAAATTCCGGAATTGCCTGTTCAAAAGGATCAACAACCCTTGTCTTCCAGACAGATTACGAGAATTAGTCACTATTCAGACATAAATTCCAGTGACTATGAGACCGAATCAAATGATAGTTCCCTACCAAGACAATTTGCAATCGGAGAAGGGTCAAGTACTCCAAAGAAAGAACCAGATATCAACGAAGTCTATTCCAGCGATGAAGAGATGAACTATGCGCCTCCAAATCAACCTCCAAATCAAGAGATTCCAACGAAgcaattttcttcaaaaattatGGTGTTCACTTTTGATGATATACCATTTGAAAAGTGGAATGATCGTCTCGACGAGTTTCATGCGTGGATGAATTCTGAAGCTATCACATCCCCTTTGCAATTGGTGATCCAGCAGTTCACAGCAAGACTATCTGGTGCCCTTAAAGAATGGTGGAATTCACTTGGCGAATATAAACAGCAGCAAGTATATCAAACAACAATACCATTGCTTCTTGGAGAAATCCATAGAGAATTCATTGGTACACCCACACACCAGAAAGAGCAACTACAAGAAGAATTCTTCTCAGCAAAGTGCTGTTCGTTAAGAAAGAAAGATCTTTCAAAACACTTTGAAAGACAGACACGAAGATACTACGCGCTAAATGGCCTTAACAATCCAAGCCTGAAGCACGTATACCTCTCCTCCATCGACGATTATCTTAGTCAGCAGACTAAGCTCTACATTAGAGATCAAGGTCAAACAATAGAAGACATTTCCATCGGACAAATACAGCAATATGTCTTCAGAACGTTGGATAAACTCTGCAAACAAAAAGAATTCTGGACAGAGTTTATGGATAGATCAAAGCAACTATCGACCCGGTTCGCGCCATCCGGTCGATGA